The Polaribacter sp. HaHaR_3_91 genomic sequence TAAGCGATGGTACATCTATTTTTCCTTCAGAAATCCAAAAACAGGGAAATTGGAACGAATGGCAAATGTATATGGTAAAGTAAACCAATACAAAACCAAAGAGAATAGAATGAGCATCTTGTCTTCTTATAGAAAAAACTTGTTGTTTTTACTAAAACAAGGCTTCAATCCTTTCATAGATAACTCCGAGTTGTATGAGCAGTTGAAAAATCACACTGTTGATATAGAACTAGAAGAAACTCTTAAAGAAGAAGCAATATCTCCATCAAAAATAAACGAATCTGTAAAAAATGCTGTAAAGGAAGCCCTAGATGAAAATATGATTACTTCACTTTTAGAAAATGTAATTCTAAAGGGAGACTTATCTAAAACAACCAAAAAACCTATAAAAAACAACCAAAAAGAAATTCACATAAAAGAACAAAATACTGGGAATAAGAATCAAGAAGAAATGTCTATTGTAAAAGCTTTTGACTTTGCGCTAAGCTTAAAAGAAAAGGCAGTAAGTAGTGGAACGATAAAAGATTATAAAAGAAAAGCAAAACTTTTTATTATTTGGATGGAAGAAACGCATCCAACCAAAAAGAATATAAGAGAAATTTCTAGAAAAGATTTATTAGATTATTTTAATGGAATTGTTTTAAAAACAAGCGCAAGAAATCGTAATAATTACAGAACAGAATTAGGAAGTATCTTCCAAGTATTAAAAAATAATGAATTGGTTGCTGAAAACTATATTCAATCAATTCCTGTATTAAAATCCAAAACAGAAAGAAATAAGGTTTACACATTAAAAGAGCAACAAAATATATTTGAATATTTAGAAAAACAAGATCAACTATTATTACTATTCATAAAATTCGTTTCTTATAGTTTCATTAGACCTATTGAGGTTTGTAGAATAAGAATTAAGGACATTAATTTAGAAACTAAAACCGTTCAATTTAAGGCTAAGAATAGCCCTTTAAAAACAAAAATTATTCCTAGTATTTTATTTGATGAATTACCAGATTTATCAAAGTTAGATAAGGAATCCTTTTTATTTACTCCAGAAACAATTGGAGCTTTCTGGGATGCAAATGAAACTAATAGAAGAGATCATTTTTCTAAAAGATTTAGAAAAGTTGTAAAAGACCATTTTAAATTGAATGAAGATTATGGAATTTATAGTTTTAGACATACCTTTATCTCAAAATTATATAGAAAACTGAGAGAAAATGCTTCTCCTTTTGAAGCTAAGAGTAATTTAATGCTGATTACAGGACATAAATCAATGAGTGCATTGGAAAAATATTTAAGAGAAATTGATGCAGAGTTGCCAGAAGATTACTCAAAATTATTTAAGTAAAAAATGAGCAAAGAAACTAGAAAAGTAAATGTAATTTATCAGGAGCTTAGAAAGAGGGTATTTTACCCTCTTTTACTCAATTCCTCAAAATTCTATTTCGAACACTTAATTGAACAAGTACAAATCTAACAAATAGAATGGGGGTTTGATGTTTTGATATTAGCAAGAAAAAAAATGGATATTGTCTTTATTGACGATAAAGATGAATCACAAGAAATTTTAAATAAACGGAGTCTTTTAAACGAAAACTTGTTTGATTTAGTAGACTGTCAAATAGAACTCAAACCTGATTAATTTTTCTTTTTTACCTAAAAAACTGCTATAACAATACCCAATATGTTACCTAATAATACTATTGCTTAGCTCAAACTCACTTTATTTAACAACTTTTTTATAACTCCATAATAGTATAAAAATCAAGTGCAATTATTTTACATTGCCTATATTATGCGTTAATTATACGTAAAATTAACGCATAATTCAACTATAGATATACTTAAATTCATAATTATTTTTAATAAAAATAAAGAGTATTATATAAAACAAAAATTTAAACTAAAGACTTTTCAAAGCATCTAACTCCACTCCTATCACAAATAACATTTGTGTAATACAAAACTTGATTTGTGTTACAAGTATTTTATCAATCCTTTTAAAGTATCTCCTTCATATTTTGATAATGATTTTTCTTGGAAAAATCAAGATAATGTAACTAACTATAGTTTTACTCCCAATAAATACAAATCATTGCTTACAACTTACCATACATTTAAATACAGAAGTATAATTTGATAATTAAGAAAAATATTTGAATTACCTAAAAAAGACATTGATACACAAAGTTAAGACTTCTAAATAACAAAAAACGTTTTTCAATAGTACCGAAACTCCCTAAAATAAGGCTTTAAAACAAAAAAGTAACAGTTTAGCAAAAACAAAAAATAGTTAGTATTGCAAAATTAGTTTTAAATGGAAAATTAATTGAAGGATTCCCCAATTACCTCAATGTTCATTCAGCAGGAATTTTAATTTTAGAAAAAACCGATTCTTCAGTATACTACAACGAATCTTACGTCAAAAGGATATTCTACTATTCAACTTGATTTGAATATTACTGATGATGTAGATATTTTTAAGTTTGATATTATACGGCAACATGGTTTTACTAAAGTTAAAAAAACTCTTGAAATTATAAAAAATAAACCCAGTAATTTTTCAATTGGTATTAAAGATGTAGAATAATTTAAAACTAAAAGACATTGTGTATATCTTTACATTACACTCGAATCAAAAATCAACGAATTAAATCTATTAAAGCACAAAGCTACATACTTCTTATTTAGTTTATTTTCACTACATTAGATAATTATTTAGCTATGAAATCTATTATTTTACTTCCTAACATTCATAAGGGTTCAAATATTGTTATGATTAATTTTCCTTTTGATCAGGAAATAAAAAATCATTTAAAATTATTACCCGAGGTACAATGGAGCCAAAATTTGAAATCTTTCTACATTAAAGATTCTTCAAGTAATAGGAGTTTATTATATAACCATATTCGACTAAAAAAATGGTTTGTTAATTATGAAAAACTTAAAAAAAAAGTTATACCTCCGTCAGAAGAAATCTACAAATTGGTCTTACCTGCTTTATCTATCGACTTAACTTCAGAATTAAAAAAAAGTTTAAAAGATGGTTGCAACAAAAAAGATTAAGTGAGAATACTGTTAATACTTATGTGGAAGTAACTGCATATTTTCTTCGTTATGGATTACTAAAAAAAAATGAAGATTATTCAATAAAATTAATTGAACAGTTTAACTATGACTTTATATTTAGAGCAAACAGATCCGTATCCTATCAAAATCAATGTATTAATGGAATCAAAAAATTTCTTTTTTTTAAAGGTATAGAAATTAATTTATTAAATATTGAAAGACCTAAGAAAGAAAAGAAATTACCAGCAGTTTTAAGTGTTGCAGAAATTAAAGCCATATTTAATAATCTTACAAATCTAAAGCATAAAACATTATTAAGTCTTCTTTATTCTGGTGGACTCAGAATTGGGGAAGCATTAAATTTAAAAGTTGATGATATTGATAGCAAAAGAATGTTAATTCATATTAAGCAAGCTAAGGGGAAAAAAGACAGGTATACTTTGCTCTCGTATTCTTTTTTAATACTTCTTAGAGAGTACTATTTAGCTTATAAACCTAAAGTTTTTCTTTTTGAAGGGCAAAATGGACATAAATACAGTGGTGCCAGTGCTCAAGCTGTGTTAAAAAAAGCATTGAAAAATACTAAAATTACAAAAAAGGTTACATTACATACTTTAAGACACTCTTTTGCAACACATTTATTAGAAAATGGAACAGATATTAGGTATATACAAGAATTATTAGGTCATAGTAGCCCAAAAACTACAATGATATATACTCATGTTACAAAAACTAGTCTTAAAAATATTAAAAATCCTTTTGATGAATTGTAGGAATAAATTACTTTTAAAGAATCATATTCAATGTATAAATATAATCATAAAACTTCAGCATATAAACCCAAATAAGAGATATATACTGATATAACATAAGCATATAAACAAGTTACCACCAATTAAAAAGTATCAAAGATAAAATGATAGATTGGAATCAAATAGAAAAAGAAATCATAGCGGAAACAAAAGATGTTATATCTATTGATAGAAAAATCAACTTAGATAAAATAGCATCACTTTTCATTGACGTTCTGAGATTTAGTGTTGATGATAAAGCCATAAATGGGATTGAAACTCGTTTACCGAATGCCCTTGAAAAGATTCTTGTCAAACCAATATCCAGAATAGATAAAAACGCATATTTCCCAGAAGCAAGTCAAATAGAACCCTATCTAAGAAAGATTCTATATCTTGTTAAACCATCTGTCTACGTAGCAATAAAAAATGATAAAAAGAAAGCACTTGGAGCTATTATTTCATTGCTTGAATTAAACCCAAATAAGGTTGATTTTTCTTGGACAAGCCTTTCAGCTAGTCAAAAATCTTATTTCGCTGAACATTTAATCAAGGCATATAATTTACGAAATCTAGAAGGCCATAATTGCACAGAATGGACAAATGCAAAACTCTACGATGAACTTAGAAGCGTTCTAGTAATTTATCTATACGCCACATATAAGTATCAAAGGGAATTGAAAATAGCAATTAATCCATTTGACGTATCAAACTATCTCAGAAAAGAGATTCAAAGAATTAAAGTTTTGCAGTCTCGATTTGTCCATATTGACGGTAAGGAAGAAATAGATGGTATTAACCTATACGCCAAGGAGCTACTGGAAGATGATGAGATAGATAAAGATGAATCTCAAAATATTCGGGAAGGGACAATTGATAGTTTAAGGAAATCCATCAAAGAAAAGAAAATGATAATATTGGGTGATGTTGGAATGGGAAAAAGCACCACATTGCTGTTCCTACACCTTCAAGATGCTCAATCAGCTATCGTTGATAGTAATAAGAACATACCTATATACCTTGAATTAAAAAACTTAACAGATAAAGACGATCTATTTGAAAAACTGAAATCAAAACTGAATATTGATAAGGATGTTGCAGAGACATTATTTGAAAAAGGGAGAATTAATCTATTCTTAGATGGTCTTAATGAAATTGAAAAGAAAATAAAAGTTTCAATTTTTAACCAAATCAATAATTTAATTGAAAATTATCCTGATAATTTTTATTTAATTACCAGCAGACCTCAACATTACAACAGAGAATTTGATAGTGACTTAGTCAATAGAAAAATACCAGTTTTTACACTTCAAAAAATGGTGGATAGTCAAATAGAAGAGTTTCTTACAAAGAATGGGAAAAAGGTAAAAGACTATATTCTAAATGAAATAAATAATAATAATAGACTAAAAAGAATCGTACGAAATCCGTTAATGCTAACAATGCTAATTGGAGTTGTTTTAAAAGATGGAAAAATCCCCAATGAAAAAGGTAAAATAATAAGAGCATTTATGTTCAGTCTTTATGATAGGGAACAAAAACAGATTTTTGATTTTGATATAGATCTTTTCCACTTGTTATTATGCTATTTGGGTTTTCAAACAAGAGATCTAACAGGTTCTAATTCAAGTTTGGAAAGAGATGAATACATAATTCCAATTCTTCAAGAAAGAAAAAAGGAGCTTGGTTTAGAAATCAATTTACTTAGGTTTTTAAGAAAAGCAATTGATTTAAACATTC encodes the following:
- a CDS encoding tyrosine-type recombinase/integrase; protein product: MQSIYHYLTLTTEIEHDFEHDSKVLNLFSSPKIYTAKGDLSKRWYIYFSFRNPKTGKLERMANVYGKVNQYKTKENRMSILSSYRKNLLFLLKQGFNPFIDNSELYEQLKNHTVDIELEETLKEEAISPSKINESVKNAVKEALDENMITSLLENVILKGDLSKTTKKPIKNNQKEIHIKEQNTGNKNQEEMSIVKAFDFALSLKEKAVSSGTIKDYKRKAKLFIIWMEETHPTKKNIREISRKDLLDYFNGIVLKTSARNRNNYRTELGSIFQVLKNNELVAENYIQSIPVLKSKTERNKVYTLKEQQNIFEYLEKQDQLLLLFIKFVSYSFIRPIEVCRIRIKDINLETKTVQFKAKNSPLKTKIIPSILFDELPDLSKLDKESFLFTPETIGAFWDANETNRRDHFSKRFRKVVKDHFKLNEDYGIYSFRHTFISKLYRKLRENASPFEAKSNLMLITGHKSMSALEKYLREIDAELPEDYSKLFK
- a CDS encoding tyrosine-type recombinase/integrase, which encodes MQQKRLSENTVNTYVEVTAYFLRYGLLKKNEDYSIKLIEQFNYDFIFRANRSVSYQNQCINGIKKFLFFKGIEINLLNIERPKKEKKLPAVLSVAEIKAIFNNLTNLKHKTLLSLLYSGGLRIGEALNLKVDDIDSKRMLIHIKQAKGKKDRYTLLSYSFLILLREYYLAYKPKVFLFEGQNGHKYSGASAQAVLKKALKNTKITKKVTLHTLRHSFATHLLENGTDIRYIQELLGHSSPKTTMIYTHVTKTSLKNIKNPFDEL
- a CDS encoding NACHT domain-containing NTPase, giving the protein MIDWNQIEKEIIAETKDVISIDRKINLDKIASLFIDVLRFSVDDKAINGIETRLPNALEKILVKPISRIDKNAYFPEASQIEPYLRKILYLVKPSVYVAIKNDKKKALGAIISLLELNPNKVDFSWTSLSASQKSYFAEHLIKAYNLRNLEGHNCTEWTNAKLYDELRSVLVIYLYATYKYQRELKIAINPFDVSNYLRKEIQRIKVLQSRFVHIDGKEEIDGINLYAKELLEDDEIDKDESQNIREGTIDSLRKSIKEKKMIILGDVGMGKSTTLLFLHLQDAQSAIVDSNKNIPIYLELKNLTDKDDLFEKLKSKLNIDKDVAETLFEKGRINLFLDGLNEIEKKIKVSIFNQINNLIENYPDNFYLITSRPQHYNREFDSDLVNRKIPVFTLQKMVDSQIEEFLTKNGKKVKDYILNEINNNNRLKRIVRNPLMLTMLIGVVLKDGKIPNEKGKIIRAFMFSLYDREQKQIFDFDIDLFHLLLCYLGFQTRDLTGSNSSLERDEYIIPILQERKKELGLEINLLRFLRKAIDLNILVNDSNQFSFSHELFQEYYAAEFLHALNE